In a genomic window of Armatimonadota bacterium:
- a CDS encoding RHS repeat-associated core domain-containing protein, producing MLSWLVNPFAERTTWLYDALGRVTTMTHGNLSVAEHDYDAGGTTQVAYTLEPGGGVYPERSEWGNLISQRRAGATAWHLYDALGSTERLTDADQAALATYLNTAFGVPRVATGDHPNRLRWIGRMGYWTIEQGGLHHVRARCYDSSSGRFISEDPARDESHWYRYVRNNPCNGADPAGLWHLVKVHRNMTIKWANDTKAWRGGDFFVRPTGIEAQTMGEASMTIDIIYPPIPTGQKGAWEINLGWHFDFPKGSGSRKRHIDEQFNRAVWYGSEPHCLLSAACLGYALHPLQDIQSHMDVTPLEHIDEANNKFIDDPDRIRGYLWERRDARLGGVYRVLTENQMKWLNDGTLLVRVWLWNEEPYRIERTESNTQAMIEKWLMHTCCGERVPRH from the coding sequence ATGCTATCATGGCTGGTGAACCCGTTCGCCGAACGCACGACCTGGCTCTATGACGCCCTGGGGCGGGTGACCACCATGACTCATGGGAACCTGAGCGTGGCCGAGCACGATTACGACGCCGGCGGAACCACCCAGGTGGCCTACACCCTCGAACCGGGGGGCGGAGTTTACCCTGAGCGCAGCGAATGGGGGAACCTCATCTCCCAACGCCGGGCCGGCGCGACGGCCTGGCACCTCTACGACGCCCTCGGCTCGACCGAGCGGCTCACCGATGCCGACCAGGCGGCGCTTGCCACCTACCTCAACACCGCCTTCGGCGTGCCGCGGGTCGCCACCGGCGACCATCCCAACCGCCTGCGCTGGATCGGCCGCATGGGCTACTGGACCATCGAGCAGGGCGGCCTCCATCATGTGCGTGCGCGGTGCTATGACTCGTCATCGGGTAGGTTCATATCGGAGGATCCTGCGCGCGACGAATCCCATTGGTACCGATATGTAAGGAACAATCCATGCAATGGGGCGGATCCTGCTGGGCTATGGCACCTTGTCAAGGTTCATCGTAACATGACGATCAAGTGGGCGAACGATACAAAGGCGTGGCGCGGCGGTGATTTCTTCGTACGTCCGACGGGTATTGAAGCCCAGACCATGGGCGAGGCATCCATGACAATCGACATAATCTATCCACCCATCCCCACTGGTCAGAAGGGAGCGTGGGAGATAAACCTTGGCTGGCATTTCGACTTCCCCAAAGGAAGCGGGAGTCGCAAGAGGCACATCGACGAGCAATTCAATAGGGCCGTGTGGTATGGCAGTGAGCCGCACTGCCTCCTGTCGGCCGCTTGTCTGGGTTACGCGCTTCACCCCTTGCAGGACATTCAGTCCCATATGGATGTTACTCCGCTGGAGCACATTGATGAGGCCAACAACAAGTTTATCGACGATCCGGACAGGATACGTGGGTACCTATGGGAACGCCGTGACGCAAGGCTGGGAGGTGTCTACAGAGTCCTAACTGAGAACCAGATGAAATGGCTAAACGACGGTACGCTCCTGGTTAGAGTATGGTTGTGGAATGAAGAACCTTATCGCATAGAGAGGACCGAAAGCAATACCCAAGCCATGATCGAGAAGTGGCTCATGCATACTTGTTGCGGGGAGAGGGTACCGCGGCACTAA
- a CDS encoding DNA polymerase ligase N-terminal domain-containing protein, with product MSLDPYQGKRDFRQTPEPKGAPRPRRRRGQPRFVVHKHAASRLHYDLRLEMGGVLKSWAVPKGPSVDPADKRLAVMVEDHPLEYADFEGAIPAGEYGAGTVIIWDEGSYQVVGDDALAALAGGELKVQLAGRKLRGGWVLVRTKWRGEDRNWLLIKEKDDHARPGEDILVQQANSARSGRTLEEIAAPGE from the coding sequence ATGAGCCTCGACCCATACCAGGGCAAACGCGACTTCCGCCAGACCCCCGAGCCCAAGGGCGCGCCCCGGCCCCGACGGCGTCGGGGCCAACCGCGCTTCGTCGTGCATAAGCACGCCGCCAGCCGGCTGCACTATGACTTGCGCCTGGAGATGGGAGGCGTGCTCAAGAGCTGGGCGGTGCCCAAAGGCCCGAGCGTGGATCCGGCCGACAAGCGCCTGGCGGTGATGGTCGAGGACCACCCGCTCGAATACGCGGATTTCGAGGGCGCCATCCCCGCCGGTGAGTACGGCGCCGGCACGGTCATCATCTGGGATGAGGGCAGCTACCAGGTGGTGGGCGATGACGCCCTCGCGGCGCTGGCCGGGGGCGAGCTGAAGGTCCAGCTCGCCGGGCGGAAGCTCCGGGGCGGGTGGGTGCTGGTGCGCACGAAGTGGCGGGGCGAGGACCGCAACTGGCTGCTGATCAAGGAAAAGGACGACCACGCCCGCCCCGGCGAGGATATCCTCGTGCAGCAGGCCAACTCCGCCCGCTCCGGCCGCACGCTGGAGGAGATCGCGGCCCCTGGTGAATGA
- the amrB gene encoding AmmeMemoRadiSam system protein B, with protein sequence MGSIRRPAVAGTFYRNDPHALRAELEECFCHHLGPRSVPAVDPQGQGLVRGLLCPHAGLQYSGPAAAWSYKELAGGGAPEVIVLVGPNHTGMGQAVALSGDAAWSTPLGDVAVDLRATERILAECPVARVDDAAHRFEHALEVQLPFLQYLLGDGVPIVPIALRTVSATAEGAAKALRLEQLGQALAEALRGRRGLVIASSDLTHFEPHDVATEKDRPVLARALALDAPGMLRAVDARGVTMCGVLAVATMIYCVSAMGAAAGRLLTYYTSGDITGDKREVVGYGAASFAVELP encoded by the coding sequence ATGGGCTCCATTCGACGGCCCGCGGTGGCGGGCACCTTCTATCGCAACGATCCGCACGCACTGCGCGCGGAGTTGGAGGAGTGCTTCTGCCACCATCTCGGCCCGCGCTCGGTGCCGGCCGTTGATCCCCAGGGCCAGGGTCTGGTGCGCGGCTTGCTGTGCCCGCATGCGGGGCTGCAGTATTCCGGCCCCGCGGCGGCCTGGAGCTACAAAGAGCTGGCGGGCGGCGGGGCGCCCGAGGTCATCGTCTTGGTGGGGCCTAACCACACCGGCATGGGCCAGGCGGTGGCTCTGTCGGGGGACGCCGCCTGGAGCACGCCGCTGGGTGACGTGGCGGTGGACCTGCGCGCGACCGAGCGCATCCTGGCCGAGTGCCCCGTGGCCCGTGTTGATGATGCCGCCCATCGCTTCGAGCACGCGCTCGAGGTGCAGCTTCCCTTCTTGCAGTATCTCTTGGGCGACGGCGTGCCCATCGTCCCTATCGCCCTGCGCACGGTCAGCGCCACCGCCGAGGGCGCCGCCAAGGCCCTGCGCCTGGAGCAACTGGGGCAGGCCCTCGCCGAGGCCCTGCGCGGGCGCCGCGGCCTGGTCATCGCCAGCAGCGACTTGACTCATTTCGAACCCCACGACGTAGCGACGGAGAAGGACCGGCCGGTGCTGGCGCGCGCACTCGCACTCGATGCGCCGGGGATGCTGCGCGCCGTGGATGCGCGCGGCGTGACCATGTGCGGCGTGCTCGCGGTGGCGACCATGATCTACTGCGTCAGCGCCATGGGCGCGGCAGCGGGCCGGCTGCTGACATACTACACCTCGGGCGACATCACCGGCGACAAGCGCGAGGTGGTCGGCTACGGCGCGGCCAGCTTCGCGGTGGAGCTGCCATGA
- a CDS encoding glucose-1-phosphate thymidylyltransferase produces MLAADDFFDRRGFDHAELFTGCERVWEVLQRLPDYLAAHARRELGGEVAPGAVVEGEVWLAPDAVIEPGARVMGPAIIGRGCRVGHGALLRDGVIMGAGAAVGHGSEVKASILLPDAGASHLNYVGDSILGRGVNLGAGAVCSNFKVTRTAIVLTVAGAQYDTGLTKLGAIVGDGSQIGCNSVLNPGTLLGKNVLTYPCTSLRGFFPAGTIVKLSQRLGRTEQR; encoded by the coding sequence ATGCTCGCCGCCGATGATTTTTTCGACCGGCGGGGGTTCGATCACGCGGAGCTGTTCACAGGGTGCGAGCGCGTGTGGGAGGTCCTGCAGCGCCTGCCGGACTATCTGGCGGCGCACGCGCGGCGCGAGCTCGGCGGCGAAGTGGCGCCGGGGGCCGTGGTCGAGGGCGAGGTGTGGCTGGCGCCGGACGCGGTCATCGAGCCCGGGGCGCGGGTGATGGGGCCGGCGATCATCGGCCGCGGTTGCCGCGTCGGGCATGGGGCGCTGCTGCGGGACGGAGTGATCATGGGCGCGGGCGCGGCGGTCGGACATGGCAGCGAGGTCAAGGCCTCGATCCTGCTGCCCGACGCTGGCGCGTCACACCTCAACTATGTCGGCGATTCCATCCTCGGCCGCGGCGTCAATCTCGGCGCGGGCGCCGTCTGCTCCAACTTCAAGGTCACCAGGACCGCGATCGTCCTCACCGTGGCGGGCGCGCAGTACGACACCGGCCTGACCAAGCTGGGCGCGATCGTCGGCGACGGCTCGCAGATCGGCTGCAACAGCGTCCTCAACCCGGGGACGCTGCTGGGGAAGAACGTACTTACCTATCCGTGCACGTCCCTGCGCGGGTTCTTCCCTGCCGGCACCATCGTCAAGCTCTCCCAGCGTCTCGGCCGCACCGAGCAGCGTTAG
- the rimI gene encoding ribosomal protein S18-alanine N-acetyltransferase yields the protein MAAINNQCFPGRAEQLAVVPMTREDIERVTAIERESFPTVWRRDAYERELLNVNARYLVAKLGDQVVGYAGMWAIMDEAHITTLAVAADCRRRGIGERLLVALLEAAEDAGAKVVTLEVRESNAVARRMYEKYGFEAVAYMRTYYHDTGEDAVVMWLNPLRLLSSPGPPNEAPGSGP from the coding sequence GTGGCGGCCATCAACAACCAGTGCTTTCCGGGCCGGGCCGAGCAGTTAGCCGTCGTCCCCATGACGCGCGAAGACATCGAGCGCGTGACCGCCATCGAGCGCGAATCCTTTCCCACCGTGTGGCGGCGCGACGCCTACGAGCGCGAGCTGCTCAACGTCAACGCGCGCTACCTTGTGGCGAAGCTGGGCGACCAGGTCGTGGGCTACGCGGGGATGTGGGCGATCATGGACGAGGCGCATATCACGACCCTGGCGGTGGCGGCCGACTGTCGGCGGCGCGGTATCGGCGAGCGGCTGCTGGTGGCGCTGTTGGAGGCGGCCGAGGACGCGGGCGCCAAGGTGGTGACGCTGGAGGTGCGCGAGTCCAACGCCGTCGCCCGGCGCATGTACGAGAAGTACGGGTTCGAGGCGGTGGCCTATATGCGCACCTACTACCACGACACCGGCGAGGACGCGGTGGTGATGTGGCTCAACCCGCTGCGCCTGCTGTCGAGCCCAGGGCCGCCGAACGAGGCCCCCGGGAGCGGTCCATGA
- a CDS encoding Em GEA1 (EM1), whose amino-acid sequence MTENEMTVREAGRKGGETTKKRYGPRFYEEIGKKGGHKVKRMIEASKRARKRTESVKRKTG is encoded by the coding sequence GTGACCGAGAACGAAATGACGGTCCGGGAAGCGGGACGCAAGGGGGGCGAGACGACCAAGAAACGCTATGGTCCTCGCTTCTACGAGGAGATCGGAAAGAAAGGCGGGCACAAGGTCAAGCGCATGATCGAGGCAAGCAAGCGGGCCCGAAAGCGGACGGAGTCGGTGAAGCGCAAGACGGGGTGA
- a CDS encoding NAD(P)H-dependent oxidoreductase — translation MAKILVVYHSLSGNTKAMAEAVADGARAVAGAEVSVKTGLEATVEDLLDCDGLAVGSPDYFSYMAGGLKDFFDRTYYPSQGKVSGRPCACFASAGGPPTVVLELLERMCKAFKLEPVGAVGCSGRPSPDIEQECRALGRKLAEAASA, via the coding sequence ATGGCAAAGATCCTGGTTGTCTATCACTCGCTGTCCGGCAACACCAAGGCCATGGCCGAGGCGGTCGCGGACGGTGCGCGGGCGGTCGCAGGAGCCGAAGTGTCGGTCAAGACGGGGCTGGAGGCGACGGTCGAGGACCTGCTCGATTGCGATGGGCTGGCCGTCGGTTCGCCCGATTACTTCAGCTACATGGCGGGCGGGCTCAAGGATTTCTTCGATCGCACCTATTACCCGTCACAGGGCAAGGTCAGCGGTCGGCCGTGCGCCTGCTTCGCGAGCGCGGGCGGACCGCCGACGGTCGTGCTCGAGCTCCTGGAGCGGATGTGCAAGGCCTTCAAGCTTGAGCCGGTGGGCGCCGTTGGCTGCAGCGGCAGGCCCTCGCCGGACATCGAGCAAGAGTGCCGCGCGCTGGGCCGCAAGCTGGCGGAGGCGGCGTCGGCATAG
- the tsaB gene encoding tRNA (adenosine(37)-N6)-threonylcarbamoyltransferase complex dimerization subunit type 1 TsaB — translation MILAIETATDIAGAALLDGDTLRAGFFFGARRDVCQRLLPDIKAMLARTGAGVEALAAVAVGRGPGSFTGIRIGVAAAKGLALARELPLFGISTLAACAYPARGAGGLACALIPAYGDELYAGIFRADQELTPLEERVFPALELMAHLSRLGQPVTFAPVHPRLRALLPLHDLAVGHRFLPHEPTWHLASWVGCLARARLAAGEVGEGMGLAPVYLRPSQAEMQAQRPAT, via the coding sequence GTGATTCTGGCCATCGAAACCGCTACCGATATCGCCGGCGCGGCGCTGCTCGACGGCGACACGCTGCGCGCCGGGTTCTTCTTTGGCGCGCGCCGCGACGTCTGTCAGCGCCTGCTGCCCGACATCAAGGCGATGCTGGCGCGCACGGGAGCGGGCGTGGAAGCGCTCGCGGCTGTCGCCGTCGGGCGCGGCCCGGGCTCCTTTACCGGCATCCGTATCGGCGTCGCCGCCGCCAAGGGGCTGGCGCTGGCGCGGGAGCTGCCCCTCTTCGGCATCTCGACGCTGGCGGCCTGCGCCTATCCCGCGCGGGGGGCCGGCGGCCTGGCGTGCGCCCTCATTCCCGCCTACGGCGACGAGCTCTACGCCGGCATCTTCCGCGCCGACCAGGAGCTGACACCGCTGGAGGAGCGCGTCTTCCCCGCGCTCGAACTGATGGCCCACCTCTCGCGGCTCGGGCAACCTGTAACCTTCGCGCCTGTGCACCCGCGACTGCGGGCACTCCTGCCCCTGCATGATCTGGCGGTCGGGCACCGCTTCCTGCCACACGAACCCACCTGGCACCTCGCCTCGTGGGTGGGATGCCTGGCGCGGGCGCGCCTCGCGGCCGGAGAAGTGGGGGAAGGCATGGGCCTTGCGCCCGTGTACCTGCGACCGTCGCAGGCGGAAATGCAAGCGCAGCGACCGGCGACCTAG
- the tsaE gene encoding tRNA (adenosine(37)-N6)-threonylcarbamoyltransferase complex ATPase subunit type 1 TsaE, giving the protein MRIDRDGEMRLVVATDDEEDTRALATRLAAEFAGGEVLALRGNLGAGKTVFVQGLACGLGAREPVTSPSFVIAHQYRGRLLLHHVDLYRLNPEQAADLGLEDLIAPDSVVAIEWAERLPAHLRRRVSLDIALDFGGGERARRIRVAVIAPAAADALRRVAAGLAAGPAAATNGERER; this is encoded by the coding sequence TTGCGTATTGACCGCGATGGCGAGATGCGCCTGGTCGTCGCCACCGACGACGAGGAGGACACGCGCGCCCTGGCGACGCGGCTCGCCGCCGAGTTCGCGGGTGGAGAAGTCCTGGCCCTGCGCGGCAACCTGGGGGCGGGCAAGACCGTCTTCGTCCAGGGCCTCGCCTGCGGACTGGGGGCGCGCGAACCGGTGACCAGCCCCAGCTTCGTCATCGCTCACCAGTACCGGGGACGCCTGCTGCTGCACCACGTTGACCTCTATCGCCTCAACCCCGAGCAGGCCGCCGACCTCGGCCTCGAGGACCTGATCGCTCCCGACAGCGTGGTCGCCATCGAATGGGCGGAACGCCTGCCCGCGCATCTGCGCCGCCGGGTATCCCTCGACATCGCCCTCGACTTCGGCGGCGGCGAACGCGCGCGCCGGATTCGCGTGGCGGTGATTGCGCCCGCGGCCGCCGACGCCCTGCGCCGCGTCGCGGCGGGCTTGGCCGCGGGTCCAGCGGCCGCGACCAACGGGGAGCGCGAGCGGTGA
- a CDS encoding CvpA family protein produces MIWLDLLVVTIILGAAVAQSRRQFGSTLLDLMAVLGAVGLARLVGPRLARAAAILPAGDNNQALATAVMFVICAVSLLVLAELFQNQVLLTLESFDSVVGAVLGFASGVAVAHLVLVVILTANPATDATSWGTVARKRPAVRQLIYFEGYHQAMTWLRYAGEPERRS; encoded by the coding sequence ATGATCTGGCTCGATCTGCTGGTGGTGACGATCATCCTCGGCGCGGCCGTCGCCCAGAGCAGACGCCAATTCGGCTCGACCCTGCTGGACCTGATGGCGGTGTTGGGCGCGGTCGGACTGGCCAGGCTGGTCGGGCCCAGGCTCGCGCGCGCCGCGGCCATTCTCCCGGCGGGGGACAACAACCAAGCGCTGGCAACCGCGGTCATGTTCGTCATCTGCGCCGTGTCGCTGCTGGTGCTGGCGGAGCTCTTCCAGAACCAGGTGCTGCTGACCCTGGAGTCCTTCGATTCGGTAGTGGGGGCGGTGCTCGGATTCGCATCGGGGGTGGCGGTGGCGCACCTGGTGCTGGTCGTCATCCTGACCGCCAATCCCGCCACTGACGCCACGAGTTGGGGCACCGTCGCACGCAAGCGTCCGGCGGTGCGACAGCTCATCTACTTCGAAGGCTATCATCAGGCCATGACCTGGCTGCGCTACGCCGGGGAACCCGAGCGGCGATCATAG
- a CDS encoding general stress protein B, giving the protein MPSKDMTVSEAGRRGGQMTRTRYGPQFYQRIGKKGGQSTKQRHGQEFYETIGRKGGERVKRERGQSFYERIGRKGGQRVRQLVQEAKRAGA; this is encoded by the coding sequence TTGCCGAGCAAGGACATGACGGTGAGCGAAGCCGGCCGCCGCGGCGGCCAGATGACCAGGACCCGCTACGGGCCGCAGTTCTACCAGCGCATCGGCAAGAAGGGCGGCCAGAGCACGAAGCAGCGGCACGGTCAAGAGTTCTATGAGACGATCGGACGCAAAGGCGGGGAGCGCGTCAAGCGCGAGCGGGGCCAGAGCTTCTACGAACGCATCGGCCGCAAGGGCGGCCAGCGCGTGCGGCAGCTCGTGCAAGAGGCGAAGCGCGCAGGCGCCTGA